In a genomic window of Pseudoglutamicibacter albus:
- a CDS encoding AMP-dependent synthetase/ligase, with translation MPQLETLPSNYNTPQLLLDRIARNKPLPVYSVYDPNAETWVDVTGEHYKRLVTDLAKALIAHGFEEGSVLAIMAPTSFEWALAEQAAWFAGGISVSIYETSSISQIEWILTDSGASHLLTQTPDASDPAAQAVANLPADRAPRHLRMDVVNDAGHPATVLYDGVPVGAGLADLMASGRDSGVPDDEVNLRRSRPGLNDPATLVYTSGTVGRPKGCIITHGNITLVAVNLVEHLSEVVGEGGRTALFLPLAHILARAVQHACMYRDITVSHCSPRTVTRDLPNIKPTFLLAVPRIYEKLMAGALAKAEAEGKGWLFRRARYIATQRGRAEDQVRRGQQKPRSNPLHEAEYRLYNKLVYPKIREIMGGEVRYSISGASPLFPDLAHFFNAIGLGVLEGYGLTETTAPLSVNMPGIQRVGSVGLPIPGTCVRIADDGEILVKGIGVFAGYWNNPEATQEAFNDEDFFYTGDLGELDEDGFLTVTGRKKDIIVTAGGKNVVPGPLEEIVREGRIVSQVVLLGDDKPFVSALVTLDEDELHTWAKAEKVSGVATLADAVRNMRVHEEIQSYINRANSTVSRAESIRKFVILDEDFSEDEGTLTPSMKVRRPQVYQQYADTINTIYRKRS, from the coding sequence ATGCCGCAACTTGAAACGTTGCCATCCAACTACAACACGCCACAGCTGTTGCTTGACCGGATTGCACGCAACAAGCCCCTACCCGTCTACTCCGTCTATGACCCCAATGCCGAAACCTGGGTGGACGTTACCGGGGAACACTACAAACGCCTCGTAACCGACCTCGCGAAAGCCCTCATCGCCCACGGTTTCGAAGAAGGCTCCGTGCTCGCGATCATGGCCCCCACATCCTTCGAATGGGCACTAGCCGAACAAGCCGCATGGTTTGCAGGCGGGATCTCCGTATCGATCTATGAGACCTCCTCGATCTCCCAGATCGAATGGATCCTCACCGATTCCGGGGCAAGCCACCTTTTGACCCAAACACCGGACGCCTCCGACCCGGCCGCGCAAGCGGTAGCGAATCTGCCTGCAGACCGCGCGCCACGCCACCTGCGCATGGACGTCGTCAACGACGCCGGCCACCCAGCCACGGTTCTCTACGACGGTGTACCCGTGGGCGCCGGACTCGCAGACCTCATGGCCTCCGGACGTGACTCCGGGGTGCCCGACGACGAAGTGAACCTTCGCCGCAGCCGCCCGGGACTCAACGATCCCGCAACCCTCGTGTACACCTCCGGAACCGTCGGGCGCCCTAAAGGGTGCATCATCACCCACGGCAACATCACGCTCGTAGCCGTCAACCTCGTTGAGCACTTGAGCGAAGTCGTTGGAGAGGGCGGGCGCACCGCGCTGTTCCTGCCGCTGGCCCACATCCTCGCCCGTGCCGTACAGCACGCATGCATGTACCGCGACATCACGGTCTCCCACTGCTCGCCGCGCACCGTGACCCGAGACCTCCCGAACATCAAACCAACATTCCTGCTTGCAGTGCCGCGCATCTACGAAAAACTCATGGCTGGCGCGCTCGCCAAAGCAGAAGCCGAGGGCAAGGGCTGGCTGTTCCGCCGCGCCCGCTACATCGCGACCCAACGTGGACGCGCCGAAGACCAGGTGCGCCGCGGCCAGCAGAAGCCACGCAGCAACCCGCTGCATGAGGCCGAATACCGGCTATACAACAAGCTCGTGTACCCGAAGATCCGCGAAATCATGGGTGGAGAAGTTCGCTACTCGATCTCCGGGGCTTCTCCCCTGTTCCCGGACCTCGCGCACTTCTTCAACGCGATCGGCCTCGGTGTGCTAGAAGGCTACGGCCTCACCGAAACCACCGCACCCTTGAGCGTGAACATGCCAGGTATACAGCGCGTCGGCTCGGTCGGTTTGCCGATCCCCGGAACCTGCGTGCGCATCGCCGATGACGGCGAAATCCTCGTGAAAGGCATCGGGGTTTTCGCCGGCTATTGGAACAACCCGGAAGCCACTCAGGAAGCCTTCAACGACGAGGACTTCTTCTACACCGGCGACCTCGGTGAGCTCGATGAAGACGGCTTCCTCACCGTTACCGGACGTAAGAAAGACATCATCGTGACCGCCGGCGGTAAGAACGTTGTCCCCGGCCCGCTCGAGGAGATCGTGCGGGAAGGCCGCATCGTGTCCCAGGTTGTTCTCCTGGGTGATGACAAGCCTTTCGTTTCAGCGCTGGTGACCCTGGATGAAGACGAACTACACACCTGGGCGAAGGCAGAGAAGGTCTCCGGAGTAGCGACCCTGGCCGATGCGGTGCGCAACATGCGCGTGCATGAGGAAATCCAGTCATACATCAACCGCGCCAACTCGACCGTGTCCCGGGCTGAATCTATCCGCAAGTTCGTGATCCTCGATGAAGACTTCAGCGAGGACGAAGGCACCCTCACTCCATCGATGAAGGTACGCCGCCCGCAGGTCTATCAGCAGTATGCTGACACGATCAACACGATCTACCGCAAACGCTCATAG